GGCAGAAAAGCCTTGCTGCTCCCCCTTCACCGCCGCCAACCCGGTGCCGCCCACGCACTAAGCTTTGCTGCACACAAGGGCTCGTTCGCCGCACCCTCCGCGGCGGGCGAGCCTTTTATTTCCCTGCCAGTAAGGACTCCAGCGCATCACAGGCAGCGAACACGCCGTCTTCGGCACGCACCTCTTCCGCAATGGCCGCCGCACTCTCGGCATAGCTGCGGTCTTCGAGCAACGCCCGTAGAGATTTCGCAGCCGTGCGCGCATTGTAGTGAGGGCGTCCAATCACCTCAGCCACGCCAAGCCGCCGAACCCGCCGGGCATTATCCGGCTGGTCATGGCTATAGGGCATCACCAGCATCGGCTTGCCGGCACGCAGCGTCTGCGCCGTCGTGCCCACGCCACCCTGGTGAATCACTGCGGAAGCAAAAGGCAAAATGCGCGAATATGGCGCATAATCCGCCACAAAAATGTTCTCGGGCAGCCGGCGCTTCGGGCGATTCGCCGCATCGTGCCCCACCAGCAGCACGGCACGCTGGCCTAACTCCTCAGCCACCCGCGCGCTCTCTTCATAAAAATTCCCGGGATCCAGAACCGCCGCCGAACCCAGCGTAAAAACAAGCGGAGCTGAACCTTCCTCCAGGAATTGCTTCAGTTCCGGAACCAGATTCCGCTCCCCCGCATCGCCGTCATAGTAGACAAAGCCGGTCACGCGAGTCTGCTTCGGCCAATCCTTTTGCGGCTCGCCCAGCGCGCCTGAAAACAGGGCCAGCACCAGCCGCTCCGAGTGCTTTGCGTCAAAGATGGGGTCCTTCCCGTGCGGCAATCCCAGCTCCCGCCGCAGCGCATACACCGGCTCAGGCCACTTGCGGGTGACGTAGCGCGCAAATCGCGCCACCACCTGCCCCGTGCCCGGCACAATTGCCTGCACCTTCGCCAGCAACGGGTAAGGGGGCAGCACTGGCGGATCATAAGCTGAAAAAAACGAGAACGGCGCCAGCACATAGCTCGCCCACGGTATGCCGGTCTTCTCCGCCACAATCGGCGCGGCATAGGCCAGTTCTCCGGCCACCAGCAGATCTGCGCCGCCCTTCGCGCTCACTGCGGCCATCAGGTCTTCGTAGCTCTCGCGAATTGACGGAAACAAAAACTCCCGCAGGCCCCGCTCGGTACCATGCTTGATGTCATAGATCATGGCGACCAGCCGCTTGTCATGCGGATCCTGGTCCGGGCGCACCGGCGCAAACTCAATGCCCAGCGGTTCGATCTTTTCCCGAAACATCTCCGGAACCGCCAGCACCGGCGTATGCCCCCGCCGCTTCAATTCAAGCGCAAGACCGATCAGCGGATTCACATCCCCAAACGTTCCAAAGGTAGAAAAAACAATCCGCATGACTTAAAAACTTGCCTCAAACAAGTGAAAACGCCGTTCCAGCTCCCATTCTTCTTGCGCCTTTTGACTGTGATGCACCAGCTCCGCGCAGGCTCCCGACGGCTCGGCATTCCCTAGCTGGCCACGGCAGGCGGCCACTGGCGTCGTCAGCCGCTCTGGAGTTGTTTGTTCCCATAGGCTCCTGCCCGGCAGAAATGCATGCTCCATCGACGTCCGAGCCAGCAGCTTCATATCCATATAACTCAGTGGATACGTATCCGCGGCCATCACATACTCATGCGTCAGATCAATGCGTGAAACACCCTCATCATCGGTCGAAAGCGCCACCGGCACTCCATACGCGCGATACAGCATCAAGGGATGCTCCTTGCCCTTGACGCCCAGAATCACGGCATTGCTGGTGAGGTTGATCTCTACCATCACGTGCTTGCGGGCCATCTCATGCAGCAGTTGGGCGGCATCATTCTCATAAGAGATATCCACTCCGTGGCCAATGCGCTCCGCATCGGCTTCTTCCACTGCAAGGCGGATATGAAAACGCAAATCCCGCGGCGGCACCAGCCCCAGCGTCAGCTCGCCCGCATGCAGCGAGATATGCACCTTCGGATACATCAAGTGCAGCGCATGCACCATCGCCATATGCAGGCGGTAGTCATGAATGGAGTAGTAGGCATCCTCCGGCTGCACCATGTTGATGCCCACCACTTGTGAATCCGCCGAGGCCACCTCAAAGCCCAGCAGCAATTGCGCAAATACATCCGCCGGCTTCATGTTGCGCAGCACCTGGTAAAGAAACCGCACCTTGACCTGACATGCCGGCGCCGCGCCCGGCTCGCCGCAATGCTCCATCGCCTTGCGGCGCGTCTGCGCCTCATCAAAGTAAGCCTCCGCCGGCGGCACCAGCTTCCCAAAGCCCGCCGCCATCAGCCGGTCCCGATACTGCACATAATTGCTGTCAAAGCCTAGCTTCTCAGCCAGCGCCGTCGCGGCAGAGAAGCTCGGCGTCATCATGATTTCGAGATACTGCTCATTCTGCGCGGCCGCGCGCGCCGCCACATCGTCCACCCACTCGGCGTCATGACTCACCGCAAGGCCGCTGAAGCGGTCAAACGTATCAAAAAACTGATCGTGCCCCGAGTCGCCCGTCACCGGAACAAACGTCCGCATGGAGAACGAGTCCACCAGCTCGTCATAAAGATGCTGATCGTTGGGCAATGCCGTCGCAGCCACATCGCCCTTCGGGCAGTCCGGCGAGTGATGCGCCGCGTCAAAGCGCAACCCCGCCACATTCACGCACAGGCGATCCTCCGCCGCATCCTTGAGAAATGTCTCGGCATACACCGCGCCCGAGAGATGCATGTGCAGGTCGCCGCCCTTCGGCATGCGGCGCAGAAATATCTCCAGCGCCGGCGGCCCCTCTTTTTGCGCGGCGGCAAAGGCGCGCGCGGCGCGCATCTCCGGCGTAGCCTGCGCCCGTGCGGACGCCGGTCCCAAGACCCATCCGGCCACGGCAAGCAGACTTACGAGGCAGACTCCCCGCAACCTTTGCTCGGATTTTCTCCTCATTCCGGCAAGCTCCTGAAAAGACTCGTGCGACCAGTGTAGCCGCCGCGCCATCCCGACCGGCCTCACGCCGGCCCGGGCATCAGGATTTTCACAGAAGTGCGCCGAATCTCCTCCCGGCGCGTCGCTTGTCCATCGCTGCACACGCTTCGGCGGTCTGCTATACTTTCAAAAGTTGTATGGCAGTAGATTGAGCCTTCCCGGGATCCCTCCCGGCCGTATCGCTGGCTCCACAATCCCTCGCCACCCACAACTTCCTTGGAACTCCAAGGCCAGATAGCTCAGTGGTAGAGCGCGGCCCTGAAAAGGCCGGCGTCGGCGGTTCGATCCCGTCTCTGGCCACCACTCCCCCCCTCCCAAAACAACCCTCCAGCCGCGCTCGAATTTGAAGAGCGGAGCTCAGACTTATAGCTCGCGGCACTGCGCAAGGCCGGCGTCCGCGGTTCGATCCCGTCTCTGGCCACCACTCCCCCCAAAGCAACCCTCCAGCCGCGCTCGAATTTGAAGAGCGGAGCTCAGACTTATAGCTCGCGGCACTGCGCAAGGCCGGCGTCGGCGGTTCGATCCCGTCTCTGGCCACCACTCCCCCTCCCAAAGCAAACCTCCAGCCGCGCTCGAATTTGAAGAGCGGAGCTCAGACTTATAGCTCGCGGCACTGCGCAAGGCCGGCGTCCGCGGTTCGATCCCGTCTCTGGCCACCACTCCCCCCTCCCAAAACAAAGCTCCAGCCGCGCTCGACATCCCGAGCGAAGCTCATGATAGTCAGCAGCGTGCCTCAAAACACGCACCTCAGCTTCATAGCCGGGTACAGCTTTCCCGGCTAGTATTCAGTAGGCATTCATTAAACAATCGTTTTTCTTCAGTGAAAACGCTTGACAGCCGCTATGCCGCCCTGTTTCCATCATCTGCGGATTCGGAGGGAGACCGCCAAGCCGTTTAGACAATGGTTTGTCTATCCATTCTCTCAACCTCCTCCCCCGGCATATTCGCACTTGAGGTGATCTTCATGAAGACCAAAGCGGCCTGCTGGCTGCTGTCTCTCGCCCTTCCGCTGAGCACGAGCCTGCTGGCCGGCGCGCAGCAGATTCCTGCCGCGCACGAATGGCTCACCACGGCTTCCCGCTCGGCATTGTTTGCCGAGCAGCCCGGCTCGCTCGCATTTGCTTCCCCTGCCAATCAGTTGCCCGTGATCGATGTCAACGACATGCAGCAGTTCCAGTCCATGCTGGGCTTCGGCTGCGCGCTCACCGGCGGCAGCGCGCGCCTGCTCATGCAGATGGGCGCAAGCCAGCGCCACGCTTTGCTGGAGCAGCTTTTCGCCAAACAGGGCAATGGCATTCACATCAGCTTTCTGCGTGTCAGCATCGGCTCCTCTGACATGAACACCCATGCCTACACCTATGACGATCTGTCGCAGGGCGAGACCGATGCTTCGCTCAGCCACTTCAGTCTTGATCCTGACATGCACACCGTCATTCCGGTGCTCAAAGAGATTTTGGCCATCAATCCCGACATTAAGATTCTCGGCTCGCCCTGGTCCGCGCCTGCATGGATGAAGACCGATGACAGCCTCAAGGGCGGCCACCTCAAAAAAGAGGACTACCCCGTCTACGCCCGCTATTTTGTGAAGTACCTCGAAGCCATGCGCTCGCACGGCATTCACATCTACGCCATCACCGTGCAGAACGAGCCGCTCAATCCCAAAAATCTGCCCAGCATGGTCATGTTCGCGCCCGAGGAAGCCGCCTTCATCGCCAACGATCTCGGCCCCGCGCTCCACAAAGTCGGCCTCGATACCAGGATCTGGGTCTATGACCACAATCCTGATGTGCCGTCCTATCCGCTCTCTATCCTGGGCGATTCTGCAGCCAGCGGCTACGTCGATGGCACGGCCTTCCACCTCTATGGAGGCACCGCGGCCACCTTCACCAAGGTGCACAACGAATATCCGAACAAGAACCTCTACATGACCGAGCAATCCGTCGGCAGCCCGCACACCGGGCCGCTGCCTATAGCGGAAACCCTCCAGCGCGTCGCCATCGACTCCTCCCGCAACTGGAGCCGCAACGTGCTCTACTGGAACCTCGCCGCCGACCCCAACGACGGCCCTCACACGAACGATGGCGGCTGCACTGGATGCCAGGGTGCCCTCACGCTCGACGGCAATCAGGTCACCGACAATCTCGCTTACTATGCCATGGCGCACTTTTCAAAGTTCGTGCCGCCCGGCTCAGTCCGTATCGGCTCCAGTCAGCATGAGCAGCTTTTCACCGCCGCCTTCCGCACGCCAGACGGCCACATCGTGCTCGTCGCCGCAAACACCGGCAACTTCGCCAAGCCCATTGACGTGAAATACCACGGTCAATGGTTCCAGACCACGCTGCCTGAGGAATCGGCCGCCACCTACGTCTGGTAGCACCGCTCTTTGCAATGCCTCCAACTCCAGTCTCCGGGAATCCGCACATCGGCTTCCCGGACTTTTTTTGCCTCTTCCCGGCTGACTCCGCAAACATCCATGCGTCCCTGCAGAAATCTTTCTCTCCTTTTGCACCTTTCCTCTACCCCATCGAATCTTGAACCCATGCCGAAGCTTTGCTCGCGCATCTGCTCCAGGGCGCCGGGCAGAATGTATAAATAGGAGAGTTTAACGCTCCTATCCACTCTTCCTGCTGGGGTCTTCCAGATGTCTCAATCCTCTGTCGCTCCACGGCCCGCGGCCGCCGCCAGCGATCAGGATTTCCATTACGAGCACTGGACCCCGCGTTTCAATCCGTGGGTCATCACCTTTACGGTGACTCTTGCCACTTTTATGGAGGCGCTCGACTCCAGCATCGCCAACGTGGCGCTGCCGCACATTGCGGGCTCGCTCGGCGCAAGCCAGGACGAAGCCACCTGGGTCCTCACGTCTTATCTCGTCTCCAACGCCATCGTGCTGCCCATCAGCGGCTGGATCTCCAACCGCATCGGCCGCAAGCGTTTTTACATGGCCTGCGTGGCCGCCTTCACTCTCTTCTCATTCTTTTGCGGACTCGCGCCCACTCTGACATGGCTGGTCATCTTCCGCGTCATTCAAGGCGCGGCCGGCGGAGGCTTGCAGCCCAGCGAGCGCGCCATCCTGGCCGACACATTCGCGCCGGAGAAACGAAGCCTCGCCTTCTCGCTCTACGGCATGGCGGTCGTGCTCGCACCCGCCATCGGTCCTACCATCGGCGGCTGGATCACCGACAACTACACCTGGAGATGGATCTTCTTCCTCAACATCCCCGTCGGCATCCTGTCACTGCTGCTCACCAGCCGCATTGTGGAGGACCCGCCCTATCTCAAGCGCCAGCTCGCCCGCCTCAAAGAGTCGGTGGATGGCATCGGGCTCGGGCTCCTCGCGCTCTGCATCGGCGCCGCGCAGATTGTCTTTGACAAGGGTCAGCAGGATGACTGGTTCGGCTCTCACTTCATCGTTGGCTGCACCATCGTGGCCGTCGTTTGCCTCGTGCTCTTCCTCTATCGCGAAAGCACGGTCGAGCACCCCATCGTGGACCTCAAGCTCTACCGCACCCGCAACTTCGCCATGACACAGATCGTCATGCTGCTCATCGGTGCCGCGCTTTACTCCACCACCGTCATGATTCCGCAATTCCTGCAGGTGCTCATGGGCTACACCGCCACGCAGGCGGGCCTCGCACTCTCCATCGGCGGCGTCGTGCTCATGATCCTCTTCCCCATCATGGGCTTTCTCGGGCAAAAGATGGACCCGCGCCTGATGATCACCCTCGGCTTCGCCGTGCTCACCTTCGGCATCTGGCGCATCAGCGATCTCAACCTCAACATCAGCTTCGGCACCGCGCTGAGCTGGCGAGCGGTGATGGTGCTCGGCATGCCAATGCTGTTTGTGCCCATCAGCGTCATGTCCTACGTCGGCATTCCGCAAGAGAAGAACAACGAGGTTTCCGGCCTCACCGCACTGGCCCGTAACATCGGCGGCAGCGTCGGAATCTCCTTCGTCACCACCCTCATCACCCGGCGAACGCAGGTGCATGAAAACTATCTGGCCGCGCAGGTCAACCCGTCCTCGGCGCAATACCAGTCCCTCGCCCAGGGCATGCAGGGCTTCCTCGCCCAGGCAGGAGCCGGCACCGGCAATGCCGCCCACGCCGCTGCCGCGCAGATTTACAACATCATGAAGCAGCAGGCCGCCGCCCTCGCCTACGTGGATACCGTCCACGTTCTCGTGCTGCTCACCGCCTGCCTCATCCCCATCGGCTACCTCATGAAAAAGCCCCGCTACCGTAAGCGTTCCTGAAGCGTAGCCTCCTTGCCTCCCACCGTCACAACAGGGCAAAACGCTGTCATCTGGCCTTCATTTTTCCGATAATATGAAACTCGCAATACCCAGGCCGCGCGGGTGTACGAGACCGGCGGATCCCAATGTTCGAGGCCCCCATGGATTCCGCAACTTTCCGCCGCCACCTGCTGCGGCTATGCTGGGTCCCGGTTCTGGCGCTGTTCCTGCTCTGCCTGTTGCTCGGCTACGAACTGGACCGCATCACCATGGCGGCGCAGTGGGTCGATCACAGCGACCGCGTCATCGCCCAGATGAACCAGGTCAGCCGCGCCATCGCCGACAGGCAATCTGTCCTCCGGGCCTATCTGCTCACGCAGCAGCCTCATTATCTGCACGCCTATATCCGCGATCAAGCCGCCATCCGCGCGGGCTTTGATGATCTTCGTCAGCTTGTTGCCGACAATCGCGAACAGATTGCCGCCGTCGATCAATGGAGCAGGGACTATCAGGCTTGGAGCGATCTCGATCCCCGCTCTGTCGCTCAGGATGACCGCTCAAGCCTGTTGGCCTATCTGCAGTCGCAAAAAATAGCGATGCATCAGGCCTTGCAGGATCGCGAAACCATGATGCGCCGCGAACTGGAACTCCGCGAGCGACGCACCGTCGTCCTCGAACGCCTCGACTGGATGTCGGTGCTTGCCTTCTTCATTCTCGCCATCGGCGTCGGCGCGCTGATTGTCTGGCGCACCACCCGCACCTTTCATCTCGTCCATACCGGCTATGACCAGCGCGTCAATGAAGCCAAATCCCTCTATGAAGAAACGCTGGCGCGCCGGCAATGGCTTGACACCACTCTGCGTAGCATTGGCGACGCCGTCATCGCCTGCGACGCGGAAGGCCGCATCGCCTTCATGAATCCCGTGGCGGAGCAGCTCACCGGATGGAACGAAGCCGAGGCACGCGGCCTCGATCTCTCTGCAATCTTCCGTATCGTCAACGAAAACACCCAGCTCGCCGTAGAAAAC
The DNA window shown above is from Acidobacterium capsulatum ATCC 51196 and carries:
- a CDS encoding DHA2 family efflux MFS transporter permease subunit, translated to MSQSSVAPRPAAAASDQDFHYEHWTPRFNPWVITFTVTLATFMEALDSSIANVALPHIAGSLGASQDEATWVLTSYLVSNAIVLPISGWISNRIGRKRFYMACVAAFTLFSFFCGLAPTLTWLVIFRVIQGAAGGGLQPSERAILADTFAPEKRSLAFSLYGMAVVLAPAIGPTIGGWITDNYTWRWIFFLNIPVGILSLLLTSRIVEDPPYLKRQLARLKESVDGIGLGLLALCIGAAQIVFDKGQQDDWFGSHFIVGCTIVAVVCLVLFLYRESTVEHPIVDLKLYRTRNFAMTQIVMLLIGAALYSTTVMIPQFLQVLMGYTATQAGLALSIGGVVLMILFPIMGFLGQKMDPRLMITLGFAVLTFGIWRISDLNLNISFGTALSWRAVMVLGMPMLFVPISVMSYVGIPQEKNNEVSGLTALARNIGGSVGISFVTTLITRRTQVHENYLAAQVNPSSAQYQSLAQGMQGFLAQAGAGTGNAAHAAAAQIYNIMKQQAAALAYVDTVHVLVLLTACLIPIGYLMKKPRYRKRS
- a CDS encoding adenosine deaminase family protein, with the protein product MRRKSEQRLRGVCLVSLLAVAGWVLGPASARAQATPEMRAARAFAAAQKEGPPALEIFLRRMPKGGDLHMHLSGAVYAETFLKDAAEDRLCVNVAGLRFDAAHHSPDCPKGDVAATALPNDQHLYDELVDSFSMRTFVPVTGDSGHDQFFDTFDRFSGLAVSHDAEWVDDVAARAAAQNEQYLEIMMTPSFSAATALAEKLGFDSNYVQYRDRLMAAGFGKLVPPAEAYFDEAQTRRKAMEHCGEPGAAPACQVKVRFLYQVLRNMKPADVFAQLLLGFEVASADSQVVGINMVQPEDAYYSIHDYRLHMAMVHALHLMYPKVHISLHAGELTLGLVPPRDLRFHIRLAVEEADAERIGHGVDISYENDAAQLLHEMARKHVMVEINLTSNAVILGVKGKEHPLMLYRAYGVPVALSTDDEGVSRIDLTHEYVMAADTYPLSYMDMKLLARTSMEHAFLPGRSLWEQTTPERLTTPVAACRGQLGNAEPSGACAELVHHSQKAQEEWELERRFHLFEASF
- a CDS encoding glycosyltransferase, with product MRIVFSTFGTFGDVNPLIGLALELKRRGHTPVLAVPEMFREKIEPLGIEFAPVRPDQDPHDKRLVAMIYDIKHGTERGLREFLFPSIRESYEDLMAAVSAKGGADLLVAGELAYAAPIVAEKTGIPWASYVLAPFSFFSAYDPPVLPPYPLLAKVQAIVPGTGQVVARFARYVTRKWPEPVYALRRELGLPHGKDPIFDAKHSERLVLALFSGALGEPQKDWPKQTRVTGFVYYDGDAGERNLVPELKQFLEEGSAPLVFTLGSAAVLDPGNFYEESARVAEELGQRAVLLVGHDAANRPKRRLPENIFVADYAPYSRILPFASAVIHQGGVGTTAQTLRAGKPMLVMPYSHDQPDNARRVRRLGVAEVIGRPHYNARTAAKSLRALLEDRSYAESAAAIAEEVRAEDGVFAACDALESLLAGK
- a CDS encoding glycoside hydrolase family 30 protein, with the protein product MKTKAACWLLSLALPLSTSLLAGAQQIPAAHEWLTTASRSALFAEQPGSLAFASPANQLPVIDVNDMQQFQSMLGFGCALTGGSARLLMQMGASQRHALLEQLFAKQGNGIHISFLRVSIGSSDMNTHAYTYDDLSQGETDASLSHFSLDPDMHTVIPVLKEILAINPDIKILGSPWSAPAWMKTDDSLKGGHLKKEDYPVYARYFVKYLEAMRSHGIHIYAITVQNEPLNPKNLPSMVMFAPEEAAFIANDLGPALHKVGLDTRIWVYDHNPDVPSYPLSILGDSAASGYVDGTAFHLYGGTAATFTKVHNEYPNKNLYMTEQSVGSPHTGPLPIAETLQRVAIDSSRNWSRNVLYWNLAADPNDGPHTNDGGCTGCQGALTLDGNQVTDNLAYYAMAHFSKFVPPGSVRIGSSQHEQLFTAAFRTPDGHIVLVAANTGNFAKPIDVKYHGQWFQTTLPEESAATYVW